A segment of the Leptospira stimsonii genome:
TTTATATATCCTGAAGTTAAAATAATAACACGATCCTTCTCAAAGAAATAAAAGAATCTACAAATATTCGTGCCTTGTTTAATTCTTAGTTCGAATAACCCTTCGTAACCTTGAATTTTCTTAGAAAATGGCTCTCTTAATTCAAGCCCAAATTCTCCTAATAATTCAATGGTTCTAAATGCTTTCGCTTTAAGTTTGTTTTCCAGTTTTAAAAGAAACGCTTCCGCAGGTTCAAATAATTGGATTTTAAACTTCACTATTCAAATATATCAAATTTGATATATTTGTCAATTCCTATTTCAATTTAGTTTTCAGCCATTTCGCATAACGACAGAAGCTTGACGACGTCGCGTCCCGGAGTGCCTGCGCGCGAAAGGGTCGCGAACTTCTATTTCTGAAAATATCTTCTTTTACTACTTAGCCAAGTTCGCGAAGCGATGTGTCGAAGACCGTAGTGAGTCCGAACGGGAACCGTGAGCGACGAACGAAGCGGCAAGCTTTAGTTAGCCGCTGTTTGCCCAATCAATATCAAACTGCATCGCGGGGACTGCTGGGGGCTCAAAAGATATTGATTACGGAAATAGTAACTTTTGAACTTTAAAGTTTCTCCTGGAAGGAAAGACCAATACAGAAAAACCATAACACTACTTTCTTAATTTCTGGATTAGAATCAAGTGAGTCTAGTAGAGAAGAACAAATCCGGAATTTCCCCTTGCCCCGCTTCGTCCCCGCGCCTTTTTCCGTCATCCCCCGGGCAAATGGCGGCTAACGAAAGAGGCTTCTCGACGTTGCGGCCGCAAGCGCTTGTGCGCGCCGCGGTTGGAACGAGGTTCGAGCGTCCTTAGACGCGGCTCGCGAACCGAAGTGACAAAGCAATGTGCCGAAGGCCGTAGTGAGTCCGAGCGGGAACCGCGAGTGACGAACGAAGCGAGAAGCCGAAGTTATGCGAAGGTTTCTCTATCAAAATGGAATGTCATCATCATCGTTTACTAAAGCTGGTACATAATCATGCTTTATCCAGTTTGAATTCCATTTAGCTCCTGGAACTATCTTAAGCTTTTGATCAATATCAAACATATCGTTAGAAAATAAGAAAGTACTCGCCTCACCTGTTAACTCATTTCGATAATGATATTTTATCGAGTTTTCTTCTGCAAGGGTTCGATGTCTTCTATAACCATTGAAATGCATAAACGAATTCAATTCATCTTTAGTCGTAAAGATAATTGGAAATTTTAGATTTAGTTCATTTTTTAATTGAGAAAAGGCAGGGTGATTTCTCAGAAGTATTTCTTCAACGACGGCATCGGTACTTCTACGCTCGCGAGACAAATACTCAACCAACTCATCTAAAGTTTTCGAGGTATTAGACAATTTATCAATTAATTTATACTCTCTCT
Coding sequences within it:
- a CDS encoding type II toxin-antitoxin system RelE/ParE family toxin, with the protein product MKFKIQLFEPAEAFLLKLENKLKAKAFRTIELLGEFGLELREPFSKKIQGYEGLFELRIKQGTNICRFFYFFEKDRVIILTSGYIKKEQKTSKDQLTKAFKLMKAYRGEQV